CTGCGCCACCCGAGCGGCGGAGCCTTGCGTGACCGCGCCTTGTGCAGCGGCGAGCTGATTGCGGATTGCCCCGGACAGCCGTGGGACATTCAGATTTTGCCCGCGCCGGTGCTGGAGGAAAACGGGGAGCAGGAGGGTGTTGCTGCTGCGGCCACGCCTCCGGATGAGGAACTGCTCGCCCGTATCACCCGGGAAATCGACTTTGCGTACCCCGACGCGGCATTGTTCGGGGTACCGGCTAAGGTGTCCGCCTCCGAGCTTGCGGCGGAAGGCGCGGGGGAGGATTACGAGGTTCTTTCACGCCCCGCGTTTTTGGGCAAATCGGGTCTTACCCCGGCGGAACGCGGCACGGCGCTGCACCACTACATGCAGTTTGCGGATTACAGCGCGGCAGCCGAAAGCCCGGAGCAGGAGCTTGAGCGCCTGAAAAACGGAGGGTTTTTGTCAGAGGAAGAAGCGGGCGCGGTGAATCTGCGCCATGTGGCGGCCTTCTTTCAGAGTCCGGTCGCCAAGCGGATGCTCGCGTCTAAGCAAAGCTATCGTGAGCTTCGCTTTACGGTTGAGATTCCCGCCTCTTTGCTAAAAGAGGGCGTTCCCGCAGAACAGCAGGTGATTTTGCAGGGAGCGGTAGACTGCGCGTTCGTTGAGCCGGACGGCGCCGTAATCATCGACTATAAAACAGACCGTGCGGCATCGCCGGAGGAACTGTGGAACCGCTACCGCGTTCAGCTGGCACTGTACCGCCTGGCACTGGAGCGCATGCTGGAGGTACCGGTAAAGGAATGCATGCTGTACTCCTTTTCCCTCGGCCGAGCGGTAACGGGAGAACTTGGAACGGCGGAAGAAGCCGATTTCAAACGACGATCATAATTTTTCTTGACAAAAGAAACCGTGGTTGCTATAATATTATCCGTAAACAAAGCAGGACAAAATTTTGTTCTCACCTATGGGGTTTCGTCCGTCATGGGTCAATACATCGGTACTTTTCTTATTTGAAAAGTGTGTGATTTGGTATTGATGCGCGGGCGGAGAATTCTGTCCGCGCTTTTTGTTAGCCTGAAACGTATTTTGGAGGTGCTTACCAATTAGCAACAAGGAACTGCAGATCAACGAAGAAATTCGAGACAAAGAAGTGCGTCTCATAGACAAGGACGGCTCTCAGCTGGGTGTTTTGCCGATTGCGCAGGCCATGGCGCGGGCGGCGGAAAGTAATCTCGATTTAGTAAAGATTGCTCCGCAGGCCAAACCGCCGGTTTGCAAAATCATCGATTACGGCAAATATCGCTTTGAGCAGGCCAAGCGTGAGAAAGAAGCAAGAAAAAATCAGCATGTCGTAGATATTAAAGAGATTAGACTGTCTCTGAATATCGATACCCATGACTTTAATACGAAGGTGGGCCATGCGTCCCGCTTCTTGCAGGATGGGGACAAGGTGAAGGTGTCAATCCGCTTCCGCGGCCGCGAAATGGGCCACCCGGAACAGGGGCATCAGATCATGCAGAAATTCGCGCAGGCGTGCTCCGAAATTGCGAACGTAGAGAAATCGTCTAAGCTTGAGGGGCGCAATATGCTGATGTTCCTTGCTCCAAAACCCACGAAGTAATTATTTTTAAGGAGGGGCAATTGTTATGCCTAAAATCAAGACGCATTCCGGCGCGAAAAAGCGCTTCAAAATTTCCAAGTCCGGCAAGGTTATTCGCGGGCACGCGTTCAAATCTCATATTTTGAACAAAAAGTCCACAAAACGTAAAAGAGTTCTGCGCCAGACCACTGTGACCGACGTTACCAATGTGGCGAAGGTAAAGAAAATGATCCCCTATAAATAAGGGAGCAATCACAAAAAATTGATCTTATTTTGACCATATATTTGGAGGTAACAGCTCATGGCTCGTGTTAAAGGTGCGTTGGCAACACGCAAAAGAAGAAAAAAAGTATTAAAGCTTGCAAAAGGCTACTGGGGTGCAAAGAGCAAGCATTTTAAAATGGCCAAACAGGCCGTAATGAAGTCCGGCAATTATGCTTACATCGGCCGTAAACACAGAAAAAGAGATTTCCGCCGTCTGTGGATCACCCGTATTTCCGCCGCCTGCAAAATGAACGGCGTGAATTACTCCTCTTTTATGAACGGCCTCAAAAAGGCGAACATTACCCTCAACCGCAAGATGCTGTCCGAAATCGCTGTTTCTGACGAAGCGGCCTTCCAGGCTCTGGTGGAGAAGGCGAAAGCGGCCTTATAATAAGCTGTGATTGCGCCCGGGTCATGACCCGGGCGCATATTTTTGATTTAGCCGGGTAATACCGGAAAGATAATCAAACACTTTCAATAGATGTTTCCTTTTTCCTGCCACAGGCGAGAAGGAAAACCGGAAATTCAATTTTGTGTTTTATCAATTTACATTGCTATCATCAATCATTAGTCTGGAGAATGCAAATGATGCCATGCCAGGTGATTACCAGCCGGAAAAACGAAATAGTAAAAGCTGCCGCAAAGCTGCGGGATTCCTCTTCGTTCCGCCGCGAGCAGAATACCTTTCTCGCGGAAGGCGCGCGCCTGTGTGCCGATGCGGCCGACAGCGGGCTTTTGATTCGCGGCGTGTTCTACACGGAAAAAGCGGGGGAAAAGTACGCTTCTTATCTGGAGAGAATCTTCCCGAAAGCGGAGCAGGTTTACCAGATTGCCGAATCGGTGGGGGAGCTGCTGAGTGATACCCGCCAGCCGCAGGGCGTGTTCTGTACGGCAGAGCTGCCAAAGCGGACAAGTACAGAGGCCGGAATCGGGCAGAACGGCTGCTACCTAGCTCTGGAAGAAATTCAGGACCCGTCAAATCTCGGGGCAGTGCTTCGCACGGCGGAGGCGCTCGGTGTTTCGGGTGTGGTGCTGGCCGGCTCCTGCTGCGATCCTTACGGGGCAAAGGCGCTGCGAGCCGGTATGGGCGCGGTGTTCCGCCTGCCTCTTTATTTTGAGGAGGAGCTTGCGTCCTGTGCCTGCCGTTTGCGCGAACAGGGCTTTTTTACCGCTGCCGCCGTTCCGGCGGAGGACGCTGTGCCGATTACGCAGATTTCTTTTCCGTCCGCAGTTCTGCTTGCTGTGGGGAACGAGGGCGCGGGGTTGTCTGAGGCAACCATCGCTGCCTGCGATGCCCGCATTACCATCCCGATGCTCGGAAGAGCGGAATCCCTGAACGCGGCTTCGAGTGCCGCCATCCTGATGTGGGAGATTATGAGAACGCGGGGGAGATTAAAATGATTGGCGAAACCGCTTTCTGGGTATGGCTTCAGAATGGCCTTGGCGCCGGCAGCGGCAAGGTCAGCCGCGTGCTTTCTTCCTGTACCAGTCTGCGTGAATTCTGGGAGGCTGGCCCCCAGTTCTGGAAGCTCCAGGGTTTTTTCACCGCGCGGGAGTTCGGCGCTTTGCGAACATTTACCCCGCAGGATGCCCAGCAAATCGTCGACCAGTGCGAACAGACGGGCATCCGCCTGCTGACGCCTCAGAGTGAGGGATATCCCCGTTCCCTGTGGGAAATCACAAATCCTCCCTGTGTTCTGTATATCAAAGGGCAGCTTCCCCCCGTGGATGAGATGCCTTCCATCGCGATGGTAGGCACGCGCGACGCGACGATCTCCGGTAAGAAGATCGCGTTTTCTCTTTCCTATCAGCTGGCTCGCGCGGGTGCGGTTGTCATCAGCGGCGGCGCGCGGGGAATTGACACAGCGGCCCACAAGGGCGCGCTGCAGGCGCAGGGAAAAACGGTCTGCGTGCTGGGCTGTGGCCTGGATTACCCGTATCTGATGGAAAACGCCGGCCTGCGGCAATGGGTCGCCGAAAGCGGCGCGCTGGTTTCGGAGTACCCACCCGATTCCCCCGCATCCAAGGGTGCGTTCCCGATTCGTAACCGCATTATTTCAGGCCTTTCGTGCGGCGTTCTGGTGGTGGAGGCCGCTGCGAAAAGCGGTTCTTTGATTACGGCAGACCTGGCTTTGGAGCAGGGGCGCGACGTTTTCGCGGTGCCCTGCGGAATCGATAATCCCGTTTCACGCGGTGTTAACACGCTGATTAAAAATGGTGCGGTGCCGATCGGCAGCGCGGCCGAGCTTCTGGAGCAGTACCTCGACCGTTTTCCGGAGAAAATTCG
Above is a window of Faecalispora anaeroviscerum DNA encoding:
- the infC gene encoding translation initiation factor IF-3, giving the protein MRLIDKDGSQLGVLPIAQAMARAAESNLDLVKIAPQAKPPVCKIIDYGKYRFEQAKREKEARKNQHVVDIKEIRLSLNIDTHDFNTKVGHASRFLQDGDKVKVSIRFRGREMGHPEQGHQIMQKFAQACSEIANVEKSSKLEGRNMLMFLAPKPTK
- the rpmI gene encoding 50S ribosomal protein L35, encoding MPKIKTHSGAKKRFKISKSGKVIRGHAFKSHILNKKSTKRKRVLRQTTVTDVTNVAKVKKMIPYK
- the rplT gene encoding 50S ribosomal protein L20; this translates as MARVKGALATRKRRKKVLKLAKGYWGAKSKHFKMAKQAVMKSGNYAYIGRKHRKRDFRRLWITRISAACKMNGVNYSSFMNGLKKANITLNRKMLSEIAVSDEAAFQALVEKAKAAL
- a CDS encoding TrmH family RNA methyltransferase translates to MMPCQVITSRKNEIVKAAAKLRDSSSFRREQNTFLAEGARLCADAADSGLLIRGVFYTEKAGEKYASYLERIFPKAEQVYQIAESVGELLSDTRQPQGVFCTAELPKRTSTEAGIGQNGCYLALEEIQDPSNLGAVLRTAEALGVSGVVLAGSCCDPYGAKALRAGMGAVFRLPLYFEEELASCACRLREQGFFTAAAVPAEDAVPITQISFPSAVLLAVGNEGAGLSEATIAACDARITIPMLGRAESLNAASSAAILMWEIMRTRGRLK
- the dprA gene encoding DNA-processing protein DprA; its protein translation is MIGETAFWVWLQNGLGAGSGKVSRVLSSCTSLREFWEAGPQFWKLQGFFTAREFGALRTFTPQDAQQIVDQCEQTGIRLLTPQSEGYPRSLWEITNPPCVLYIKGQLPPVDEMPSIAMVGTRDATISGKKIAFSLSYQLARAGAVVISGGARGIDTAAHKGALQAQGKTVCVLGCGLDYPYLMENAGLRQWVAESGALVSEYPPDSPASKGAFPIRNRIISGLSCGVLVVEAAAKSGSLITADLALEQGRDVFAVPCGIDNPVSRGVNTLIKNGAVPIGSAAELLEQYLDRFPEKIRMPRRENPDVPFAMISERHCASAVGPAPVKKKVPPKRKAEVFSELISEELPGLLSSTLNDDSFGETAEPRKKSPLKAAEASEDAILLDSLLTEEAVHLAVLGEKSGLSPQRMLAALTELELLGRVQPLGGGRYRCS